In Felis catus isolate Fca126 chromosome B1, F.catus_Fca126_mat1.0, whole genome shotgun sequence, the sequence tgccgagtaatactccattatatatatttgtatatatatacattgtgtatatatatatatatatatatatatatacacattgtatacaatgtgtatatatatatacacacaatgtgtgtgtatatatatatatatatatataccccacatcttctttgtctttatctttgtatatgtatatatatacattgtgtgtatatatatacattatatacacacaatgtatatatatacatatacaaagatatataatgtatatatatatacacaatgtatatatacgcaatgtatatatatacaatgtatatatacacaatgtatatatatatatatacaacgtgtatatatatatatacaatgtatgtatgtatatatatatatatatgtatatatatatatacaccccacatcttctttatccattcatccatcaatggacatttgagctctttccatactttggctattgttgatagcgctgctataaacattggggcgcgtGTGCCCCTTCGgaacagcatatctgtatcccttggataaatacctagcagtgcaattgctgggtcgtacggtagttctatttttaattttttaaagaacctccagactgtttcccatattggctgcaccagtttgcattcccatcccagcagtgcaaaagagatcctctttgcatcctcgccaacatctgtattgcctgagttgttaatgttagacattctgacaggtgtgaggtggtatctcattgtggttttgatttgtatttccctgatgatgagtgatgttgagcattttttcatgtgtcagttgaccatttggatgtcttctttggagaagtgtctattcatgtctttggcccattttttcactggattatttgctttttggtgttgagtttgataagttctttatagattttggatgctaaccctttatttgatatgtcgtttgcaaatatcttctcccattccgtcagttgtcttttagttttgctgattgtctccttcgttgtgcagaagctttttatcttgatggcccagtagttcatttttgcttttgtttcccttgcctctggagacgtgttgagtaagaagttgctgtggccaagatcaaagaggtttttgcctgttttctccttgaggattttgatggcttcctgtctcatgtttaggtctttcatccattttgactttatttttgtgaatggtgtaagaaagtggtccgggttcattcttctgcatgtctctgtccagtttttccagcaccacttgctgaagagactgtctttattccactgaatattctttcctgctttgtcaaagattagttggccatatgtttgtgggtccatttctgggtactctattctgttccattgacctgagtgtctgttcttgtgccagtaccatactgtcgtgatgattacagctttgaagtatagcttgaagtctgggattgtgatgcctcccgctttggttttctttttcaagattgctttggttattcagggtcttttctggttccatacaaattttaggattgtttgttctagctctgtgaagaatgctggtgttattttgatagggattgcattgaatatgtagattgctttgggtagtgtcgacattttaacaatatttgttcttcctatccaggagcatggaatctttttccatttttttgtgtcttcttcaatttctttcataagctttctatagttttcattgtatagatttttcacttctttggttagatttattcctaggtattttatggtttttggtgcaattgtaaatgggatcgattccttgatttctctttctgtcacttcattgttggtgtataggaatgcaaccagtttctgtgcatttattttatatcctgcgactttgctgaattcatgaattagtTCTGGTAGGTTTTggatggaatcttttgggtttttcatatagacTATCACATCATCtgcgaagaatgaaagtttgacctcctcctggacaatttggatgccttttatttctttgtgctgtgtgatggctgaggctaagacttccaatactatgttgaataacagtggtgagagtggacatccctgtcttgtccctgaccttagggggaaagctgtcagtttttccccaccgAGGATAATAacattgggtcttttttttttttttttctgcaaaaaagctttattgttttcatttggttCATGGCTTGGGAGGGCTCTAGGTTGGTTAAAAAGCTGCCTAGTGGCTGCAAGGAGAGACTCAGGCACAAGCCCTGACATCTGGGGGGAATGCCAGAGGGACCCTCTCAAAGGCTGCTGGGCTCCAGAGACTTCTAGTCGTGCTTGAGGGTGAGACTTTCGAAGAGATACTCGCCCAGGTCGGCCTGGGGGCCGGACAGCCTGCGGAGATTAGTCAGATGGTCGCCCATCTTCTTAATGAGTTTCACCTCCTCATCTAGAAAGTGATTCTCCAGGAAGTCACAGAGATGGGGGTCTGCGCGGGCAGAACCCAGGGCATGCAGATCCAAAAGGCCCTGGTTCAAGTTCTCCAGAAGCAGGGCGGCTTCCATGGCGTCCAGGGTTTTACCCCACTCATCTTGGGAGGGCTTCTGCATGTCCAGGAAGAAGGCGCGGCCGCTGCGCTGGTTTTGCATCTTCAAGAGGCGCTCCGCGCCCTCCCGCTTCTCCTCAGCCAACTCGAGGAAGTGGTCCACGCCCTCCGGAGCCACATCGTCATGGTCGAAatagaagcccagagagaggtAGGTGTAGGAGGCCCACAGATGCATGTTGACCAGGCGGTTGACGGCGGCCTCCACCTCGGTGGAATAATTCTGACGAATCTGGGAGCTCATGGTTGGTAGGTAATGAGGAGCTAAGTCTCCTCATTACCCACTGAGGTAATGAGGGtcttcatatatggcttttatgatctcgaggtatgatccttctatccctactttcttaagagtttttatcaagaaaggatgctgtattttgtcaaatgctttctctgcatctattgagaggatcatgtggttcttgtcctttcttctattgatgtgatgaatcacactgattgttttgcggatattgaaccagccctgtatcccaggtataaatcccacttggtcctggtgaataatcttttttaatgtattgttggatccagttggctagtatcttgttgaagattttttgcatccatgttcatcagggaagttgGTCTATAGATGGTAtaaaaactcttaattttggggcgcctgggtggctcagttggttaagcggccgacttcagctcaggtcatgatctcgcagtccgtgagttcaagccccgtgtcgggctctgtgctcacagctcagagcctggagcctgtttcagattctgtgtctccctctttctgatcctcccctgttcatgctctgtctctctctgtctcaaaaataaataaacgttaaaaaaaaaccaaactcttaaTTTCATATTAGATTGGGGCGTGAATGggttaaaaatattatttttatttgttgatttttttctttt encodes:
- the LOC101088927 gene encoding ferritin light chain-like yields the protein MSSQIRQNYSTEVEAAVNRLVNMHLWASYTYLSLGFYFDHDDVAPEGVDHFLELAEEKREGAERLLKMQNQRSGRAFFLDMQKPSQDEWGKTLDAMEAALLLENLNQGLLDLHALGSARADPHLCDFLENHFLDEEVKLIKKMGDHLTNLRRLSGPQADLGEYLFESLTLKHD